A single region of the Chryseobacterium sp. 6424 genome encodes:
- a CDS encoding ABC transporter permease — translation MFDLDRWREIFESIRSNILRTVLSGFTVALGLYIFIVLFGIGTGLKNAFTEGFTRDAANLITIFSGKTSMAYGGLQSDRQVVLKNEDFEQVIDSDPQKMENATPRYSTNMTVKYGKESGSYQISGANPDEQIIENRKLTEGRYLNARDIDLKQNVAVIGRMVQRDLIKNGSPVGKDLDINGTFFKVVGVFSDDGGDWDERMITVPISTLQQLKKGSDTVSTIFITYDSKLSPADAIEYGDQLQKELKAKNKVSPDDEQGIVVRNNAKNMGDTIQFLFIITLIVGFIGMGTLLAGIIGISNIMVYIVKERTQEIGVRKAIGAKPRTIVGLIMQESMVITVISGIIGVALGVLSLALIGDSLEKYFIKDPSVGWGLIFVAFISLVISGLIAGFVPAYRASKIKPIEALRSE, via the coding sequence ATGTTTGATCTAGACCGCTGGCGAGAAATTTTCGAATCCATCCGCAGCAACATATTGCGGACGGTGCTTTCTGGGTTCACCGTGGCCCTTGGCCTGTACATTTTCATTGTGCTTTTCGGGATCGGCACGGGTTTGAAGAATGCCTTTACTGAAGGCTTCACGCGCGACGCCGCCAACCTTATCACCATATTTTCCGGGAAAACATCCATGGCGTACGGCGGTTTACAGTCCGACCGGCAAGTCGTGCTTAAAAATGAAGACTTCGAGCAGGTCATTGACAGTGATCCGCAAAAAATGGAAAATGCCACGCCCCGCTATTCTACCAATATGACGGTAAAATACGGAAAGGAAAGCGGCAGCTACCAAATCAGCGGGGCCAATCCTGATGAACAGATCATTGAGAACCGGAAACTGACCGAAGGCCGCTACCTGAACGCCCGCGACATCGATCTGAAACAGAATGTAGCCGTAATTGGGCGGATGGTGCAGCGCGACCTGATTAAGAACGGAAGCCCGGTAGGCAAAGACCTTGATATCAACGGAACCTTCTTTAAAGTAGTCGGTGTGTTCTCTGATGACGGCGGCGACTGGGACGAACGGATGATTACCGTCCCCATATCTACCCTACAGCAATTAAAAAAGGGGTCGGATACGGTAAGTACCATTTTCATTACGTACGACAGCAAACTTTCTCCCGCAGATGCGATTGAATATGGCGACCAACTGCAAAAAGAACTTAAAGCTAAAAATAAAGTTTCCCCCGATGATGAACAGGGAATCGTGGTGCGGAATAATGCTAAGAACATGGGCGACACCATCCAGTTTCTGTTCATTATCACACTGATTGTGGGATTCATTGGGATGGGCACATTGCTGGCCGGCATCATCGGCATCAGCAACATCATGGTGTATATCGTAAAAGAGAGAACCCAGGAAATCGGTGTGCGCAAAGCCATCGGTGCAAAACCCCGCACTATTGTAGGTCTTATCATGCAGGAAAGCATGGTGATTACGGTGATTTCAGGGATTATTGGCGTAGCGCTGGGCGTGCTGTCATTGGCGTTGATTGGTGACAGTTTGGAAAAATATTTCATTAAAGATCCATCCGTAGGTTGGGGGCTTATTTTTGTAGCATTTATAAGTCTGGTGATTTCGGGTCTTATCGCCGGATTCGTGCCCGCTTACCGCGCTAGTAAAATTAAACCGATCGAAGCGCTGAGGAGTGAGTAG
- a CDS encoding HD domain-containing protein translates to MTNVIANTVNFVKKTLHGAEAGHDWFHTERVWKLANQIARTEDCNQTVVQLAALLHDIADPKFHNGDENLALQISRDFLESEAVNDTITEQVLFIIKHLSFKNRGDAPAELPLELKIVQDADRLDAIGAIGIARTFNFGGYKNNLMYDPDIPPKLNMDKEAYKKSNGTTINHFYEKLLLLKDLMHTQKARSMAEERHAFMQTFLHQFYKEWSVAEAGQPADN, encoded by the coding sequence ATGACAAATGTGATTGCCAATACCGTAAACTTCGTAAAGAAAACCCTGCATGGCGCGGAAGCCGGGCACGATTGGTTCCATACCGAACGCGTATGGAAATTGGCCAACCAGATTGCACGGACAGAAGACTGCAACCAAACGGTAGTGCAGTTGGCCGCCTTGCTACACGATATTGCAGACCCTAAATTCCACAACGGAGATGAAAACCTGGCGCTACAGATCTCCAGAGACTTCCTGGAAAGCGAAGCAGTAAACGACACGATTACAGAACAGGTATTGTTCATTATCAAACATCTGTCGTTTAAAAATCGTGGGGATGCGCCCGCCGAGTTGCCTTTGGAGCTGAAAATCGTACAGGATGCCGACCGCCTCGACGCGATAGGCGCCATCGGCATCGCACGCACTTTTAATTTCGGGGGTTATAAAAACAATCTGATGTATGATCCTGATATTCCGCCAAAACTGAATATGGATAAAGAAGCGTACAAGAAAAGCAACGGCACTACCATCAATCATTTCTATGAAAAACTGCTGCTGCTGAAAGATCTGATGCATACACAGAAAGCAAGATCGATGGCAGAAGAAAGGCACGCGTTTATGCAAACCTTCCTGCACCAGTTTTATAAAGAATGGTCGGTAGCTGAAGCCGGCCAACCTGCTGATAATTAA
- a CDS encoding ABC transporter ATP-binding protein, with protein sequence MPKPFHRTINLYHIYRQLLPFIRPYRMMIYGTLFLTFIGALLAQVNPLVLKYTVDEVTVLTTMPEPMALGLPVLLTISAILLGKELLNIFIQFGQKFYGEKIRINTSSVLAQTVIDKILLYRVAYFTDENHDSGKLQIRIDRGIESLTKLVQNFFIDILPLFSNAVIALVIMYLQNVYVGIVSTIVVPIYFYVSALQAKKLSGVRRTLRNQREKKTSGLLNLISSIMVIKSFVRERFEGKKQYDLQMDLMESQLYTRRTNFIYDGLKTFIEQFGVVLIILLTVFLVLGQQMTIGAIMLHILLFNNVSAPIRQLHRIYDDMNDAMIYAESFFDILNAEEEKEATGTLVKNIEGKFELKEVSFYYPNGVQALKNVSMTIENGKTTALVGLSGAGKSTVINLLCKFYLPNTGEILLDGVSLNDFENAALREDIGLVLQKNHIFQGSIEENIRYGNMHATFSEIEKAAKKAYLHDQILDLPDKYQHDATQLSGGQQQRIAIARLFLKDPPIIFLDEPTASLDAIATEQIKNSLDAIKKDRTVIIISHSLSQILDADCIYVMKKGEVVEQGTHDELITLHGTYRNIFDASARSLNLDKLVSSYRGH encoded by the coding sequence ATGCCCAAACCATTTCACAGAACCATCAATCTTTACCATATCTACCGGCAATTGCTGCCGTTCATCAGGCCGTACCGGATGATGATATACGGCACGCTGTTTCTTACCTTTATCGGCGCACTGCTGGCGCAGGTAAATCCGCTGGTGCTGAAGTACACGGTGGATGAAGTTACCGTACTTACCACCATGCCAGAGCCTATGGCGTTGGGTTTGCCAGTTTTGCTTACCATTTCAGCCATTCTTTTGGGGAAAGAGCTGCTGAATATATTCATACAGTTCGGGCAGAAGTTTTACGGAGAGAAAATCCGTATCAACACCAGTTCGGTATTGGCACAAACAGTCATCGACAAAATTTTGCTTTACCGTGTGGCTTATTTTACTGATGAAAATCACGACTCTGGCAAGCTACAGATCCGGATCGACCGCGGCATTGAGAGCCTTACCAAACTGGTACAGAACTTTTTCATTGATATTTTACCACTGTTCTCGAACGCCGTCATCGCGCTGGTGATCATGTACTTGCAGAACGTATATGTAGGGATCGTCTCCACAATTGTGGTACCAATTTATTTTTATGTAAGTGCCCTGCAGGCAAAGAAACTTTCTGGCGTACGCCGTACGTTGCGCAACCAGCGGGAAAAGAAAACATCAGGCCTGCTGAACCTCATCAGTTCTATTATGGTGATAAAAAGTTTCGTGCGCGAAAGATTCGAAGGTAAAAAACAGTATGACCTACAGATGGATCTGATGGAAAGCCAGCTCTATACACGCAGAACCAACTTTATTTATGATGGTCTAAAGACATTTATCGAGCAGTTCGGGGTGGTGCTTATCATTCTGCTTACCGTCTTTTTGGTGCTGGGCCAGCAGATGACCATTGGCGCCATCATGCTGCATATCCTTCTATTCAATAATGTATCGGCACCCATACGCCAGTTGCACCGCATTTATGATGATATGAATGATGCAATGATCTACGCAGAGAGTTTCTTTGATATTTTAAATGCTGAAGAGGAAAAGGAAGCTACCGGAACACTTGTGAAGAACATCGAAGGCAAGTTTGAGCTTAAAGAAGTCAGTTTTTATTATCCAAATGGTGTGCAGGCGCTGAAAAATGTAAGCATGACGATAGAAAACGGGAAAACCACCGCCTTGGTAGGCCTCAGTGGAGCCGGGAAATCTACCGTAATTAATCTTTTATGTAAATTTTATCTGCCCAATACCGGGGAGATTCTTCTTGATGGGGTAAGTTTGAATGATTTTGAGAACGCTGCCCTCCGCGAGGATATTGGCCTTGTACTCCAAAAAAACCATATCTTTCAGGGAAGTATTGAAGAAAACATCCGTTACGGAAATATGCACGCCACTTTCAGCGAAATAGAAAAAGCCGCCAAGAAAGCCTATTTGCACGACCAGATCCTGGATTTACCCGATAAATACCAACACGACGCCACGCAGCTTTCCGGTGGGCAGCAGCAGCGGATCGCCATCGCCAGATTGTTCCTTAAAGACCCGCCGATTATTTTTCTTGATGAACCTACAGCGAGCCTCGATGCCATTGCCACCGAACAGATTAAGAACTCACTCGATGCCATTAAGAAAGACCGCACGGTCATCATCATCTCGCATTCGCTGTCACAGATTTTAGATGCGGATTGCATTTATGTGATGAAAAAAGGCGAGGTGGTGGAGCAGGGTACACATGATGAGTTGATTACCTTACACGGAACTTACCGTAACATCTTCGACGCTTCTGCCAGAAGCCTAAACCTTGATAAACTCGTGAGTTCTTATCGCGGTCATTAA
- a CDS encoding ABC transporter ATP-binding protein — protein sequence MLLIKDLHKSYDTGKSKLHVLKGINLSIGEGEFVSIMGSSGSGKSTLLNIIGILDEKDAGTYELDGIPIEDLSEVKAAEYRSKFLGFIFQSFNLIGYKTALENVALPLYYQNVARKERNKKALEYLEKVGLAAWAGHLPNELSGGQKQRVAIARALITNPKVILADEPTGALDSKTTYDIMKLLQEINREGKTIIVVTHEPDVAAQTKRNVILKDGIIESDEFITQKVLI from the coding sequence ATGTTATTAATAAAGGATTTACACAAATCTTATGATACCGGGAAGAGTAAACTGCACGTTCTGAAAGGCATTAACCTGAGCATTGGCGAAGGAGAGTTTGTTTCGATCATGGGAAGTTCGGGTTCGGGAAAATCCACCTTGCTGAACATTATCGGGATTTTAGATGAAAAAGACGCCGGCACTTATGAACTTGACGGCATCCCAATCGAAGACCTGTCGGAAGTGAAAGCCGCCGAATACCGCAGCAAATTTCTGGGCTTCATCTTTCAGTCCTTTAATCTAATTGGTTATAAGACCGCGCTTGAAAATGTAGCCCTGCCACTTTACTATCAAAACGTTGCGCGTAAAGAACGTAATAAAAAAGCGCTCGAATATCTTGAAAAAGTAGGTCTGGCTGCCTGGGCCGGGCATTTGCCTAATGAACTTTCTGGCGGACAGAAGCAGCGTGTGGCCATCGCGCGCGCACTCATCACCAATCCCAAAGTGATCTTAGCCGACGAACCTACCGGCGCGCTCGACTCCAAAACGACATACGACATCATGAAACTTCTGCAGGAAATTAACCGCGAAGGTAAAACCATCATTGTCGTAACACACGAACCCGACGTGGCCGCACAAACTAAAAGAAATGTGATTCTGAAAGACGGCATCATTGAAAGTGATGAGTTTATTACTCAAAAAGTGCTGATATAA
- a CDS encoding beta-carotene 15,15'-monooxygenase encodes MPEFDLDDLKKTWQQQHVAPKYNSHDIEAMLNKSSRNYVKYILGISIIEFLVMLCMNIYYTFLGDDSKSFMTVLGKLGVHSTDELQASFSHLYFILKIISLLMTAFFVVRFYRNFRRIKIEANLKRLILQIMRFKKTVNLFILANILLLIIFTVVLTFFTFSVLSSQHVEMSHPTLIGFVIGLVLMTGLSVVLIWVYYRIVYGILLKRLGKNLAALQKIEAEHP; translated from the coding sequence ATGCCTGAATTTGATTTGGATGACTTAAAGAAAACCTGGCAGCAACAACACGTAGCGCCAAAATATAACAGCCACGACATTGAAGCGATGCTGAATAAATCTTCGAGGAATTATGTAAAATATATTCTCGGGATCAGCATTATCGAGTTTCTGGTGATGCTGTGTATGAATATATATTACACCTTCCTAGGCGACGACTCCAAAAGTTTCATGACGGTACTTGGGAAGTTGGGTGTACACAGTACGGATGAACTGCAGGCCAGCTTTTCGCACCTTTACTTCATCCTGAAGATCATCAGCCTTTTGATGACCGCATTCTTCGTGGTACGCTTTTATAGAAATTTCCGCCGCATCAAGATTGAAGCAAACCTTAAAAGACTGATTTTACAGATCATGCGTTTTAAGAAAACCGTTAATCTTTTCATCTTGGCAAACATCCTTTTACTGATCATCTTTACGGTCGTCCTCACGTTCTTCACGTTCTCGGTCCTGTCTTCCCAACATGTGGAGATGAGCCACCCTACCCTCATCGGCTTCGTGATAGGGCTGGTGTTGATGACGGGCCTCAGCGTGGTGCTGATTTGGGTGTATTACCGCATCGTGTATGGTATCTTACTTAAAAGACTGGGTAAAAACTTAGCCGCCTTGCAGAAAATAGAAGCCGAACATCCTTAA
- a CDS encoding ABC transporter permease translates to MNIIFKIDTWQEIYHSLRNNKLRTFLTMIGVGWGMFLFVALLGAAKGMENGFDKIFAGYATNSIFLWAQNTTIPYDGFPKGRKMDLHLSDLEMLPRKIAEVDYISPQNSRGSFGSPGESFSRNGKKATYTLTGDYPIGNKISQKKLIFGRYLNDADVTASKNVIVIGEEIYKNFFDAKKNENPIGKSVNVKGIFFSVIGVFRAQKGGGPENDQSAFIPLSTFTKMYNDGDKVGFFAIVSKPDADLTKVEDDVKAALKDKYRVSPDDTNAFGSFNLGKEFKKLTGFLSGMQLLTIVVGTLTILAGVIAISNILLITVKERTKEIGIRRALGAKPAEVRNQILLESVVITLVSGILGFITGIFLLMIVNIMTKDQDEFPFYNPTVNYGEVFAAMAVMVFLGLVIGMIPAQRAVKIRPIEALRSE, encoded by the coding sequence ATGAACATCATCTTCAAAATAGATACTTGGCAGGAAATTTACCACTCGCTTCGGAACAACAAACTCCGTACATTCCTCACCATGATTGGGGTGGGCTGGGGCATGTTTCTCTTCGTAGCGTTGCTGGGCGCTGCCAAAGGCATGGAAAATGGCTTCGACAAAATATTTGCCGGGTACGCCACCAACTCTATCTTTCTGTGGGCACAAAACACCACCATTCCTTATGATGGTTTCCCCAAAGGACGAAAAATGGACCTGCACCTGAGCGACCTCGAGATGCTGCCACGAAAAATTGCTGAAGTAGATTATATTTCGCCCCAAAACTCGCGCGGAAGTTTCGGCAGTCCCGGCGAAAGTTTTTCCCGGAACGGCAAAAAAGCCACCTATACCCTAACCGGCGATTACCCGATCGGGAACAAGATCTCTCAGAAAAAACTTATTTTCGGGCGTTACCTCAACGATGCGGATGTCACTGCCAGCAAAAACGTGATCGTTATAGGTGAAGAGATTTACAAAAACTTCTTTGATGCCAAAAAGAATGAAAACCCCATCGGTAAATCTGTTAACGTAAAAGGCATATTTTTCTCGGTGATCGGCGTGTTCCGGGCGCAAAAAGGCGGCGGGCCAGAAAATGACCAATCTGCCTTCATCCCACTTTCTACCTTTACTAAGATGTATAACGACGGTGATAAAGTAGGTTTTTTTGCCATCGTGAGCAAGCCAGATGCTGACCTTACTAAGGTTGAAGACGATGTGAAAGCCGCGCTTAAGGATAAATACCGTGTCTCTCCGGATGATACTAATGCTTTCGGCAGTTTCAATCTCGGGAAAGAATTCAAGAAACTTACCGGTTTCCTCAGCGGAATGCAGCTTTTAACCATCGTGGTGGGGACTTTAACTATTTTAGCCGGTGTCATAGCGATTTCAAACATCCTATTGATTACCGTGAAAGAACGTACGAAAGAAATCGGGATTCGCCGCGCGCTGGGCGCCAAACCTGCCGAAGTACGCAACCAGATACTGCTTGAAAGTGTAGTCATTACACTGGTTTCGGGGATTTTAGGCTTCATTACCGGTATTTTCCTGTTGATGATTGTAAATATCATGACGAAAGATCAAGATGAGTTTCCGTTCTATAACCCAACTGTAAATTACGGGGAAGTATTTGCCGCGATGGCCGTGATGGTCTTTCTGGGATTGGTGATTGGGATGATCCCGGCACAACGTGCGGTGAAGATCAGACCCATTGAAGCCCTTCGGTCAGAATAA
- a CDS encoding efflux RND transporter periplasmic adaptor subunit, with protein sequence MKKKFTLKKGIYIFLGLIFAVALISGISYLVSSNTKESETFLTRKPVVKNMDDKVMATGDIVPREEIEIKPNMSGIIDKILVDEGDQVTAGQLIATLRIVPSVQNVNAAQQEINNANLQISNAKTNVANQQQQFAMQQRLYNQGVISKQEYISAQQQLQSVQQQLRNAQQQLQTAQKNLQIARTGATPELAGLATTQIRSKANGTVLEVPVKVGSQVIEANSFNAGTTIASIADLNSLIFQGTIDEAQAGKLKEGMEMNIVIGALQNKTFPGRVTMIAPKGKDENGTIKFPIEGDVFNKTNEYIRAGFSANGEIILSSQKNALLLDESLIQYEKVNGKDNPFVEVKQPDGKFKKVNVKLGASDGINVQILSGLTKDSEVKVWNPSDKDKEALKEQRGK encoded by the coding sequence ATGAAAAAGAAATTCACTTTAAAGAAAGGAATTTATATCTTTTTAGGGCTCATTTTCGCGGTAGCGCTGATCTCCGGCATCAGTTATTTGGTTTCCTCTAACACTAAAGAAAGCGAGACCTTCCTCACCAGAAAACCTGTCGTAAAGAATATGGATGATAAAGTAATGGCTACCGGCGACATCGTGCCACGTGAGGAGATTGAAATAAAACCCAATATGTCTGGGATTATCGATAAAATCTTGGTGGATGAAGGTGACCAGGTAACCGCCGGGCAGCTTATCGCCACGCTACGTATCGTACCAAGTGTACAGAACGTAAACGCCGCTCAGCAGGAAATAAATAATGCCAATCTACAGATCAGTAACGCCAAAACCAACGTGGCCAACCAACAGCAGCAGTTCGCCATGCAACAGCGGCTGTACAACCAGGGCGTCATCTCGAAACAAGAATATATTTCGGCGCAGCAGCAGCTGCAGTCTGTACAACAACAGCTAAGAAATGCACAGCAGCAACTGCAAACCGCCCAAAAAAACTTACAGATCGCGCGAACCGGCGCAACACCAGAACTCGCAGGGCTTGCCACTACGCAAATCCGCTCAAAAGCAAACGGAACGGTGCTTGAAGTGCCAGTGAAAGTGGGCAGCCAGGTAATTGAAGCCAACTCATTTAATGCAGGCACAACTATCGCGTCTATCGCCGACCTCAACTCACTGATCTTTCAGGGTACCATTGATGAGGCACAGGCAGGAAAACTGAAAGAAGGCATGGAAATGAACATCGTGATCGGTGCGTTACAGAACAAAACGTTCCCCGGCCGTGTTACCATGATCGCGCCGAAAGGAAAAGATGAAAACGGAACCATCAAATTCCCCATTGAAGGAGATGTTTTCAATAAAACCAATGAGTACATCCGGGCCGGCTTCTCTGCAAACGGCGAAATCATCCTGAGTTCGCAGAAAAACGCATTGCTGCTCGATGAATCCTTGATTCAGTATGAAAAAGTGAACGGAAAAGACAATCCGTTCGTGGAAGTGAAACAACCCGACGGAAAGTTTAAGAAAGTAAACGTGAAGCTTGGCGCCAGCGACGGCATCAATGTTCAGATCTTATCTGGGCTTACCAAAGATTCTGAAGTGAAAGTGTGGAACCCTTCCGACAAAGACAAAGAAGCCCTGAAAGAGCAACGCGGAAAGTAA
- a CDS encoding RNA polymerase sigma factor, which yields MSAKEQEFSKLIKDNQGLIIKVSRLYTNSLEDEQDLFQEIVLQLWRSYDTFKGQSKISTWMYRVALNTAITLFRKKTKSPQTDELMEFHHQGFLEDDDEKQQQISLLYKVVKMLPQVERAIVMMYLDDLPYRDIAENLGITEVNARVKMNRLKKTLKQLMEKHA from the coding sequence TTGAGCGCGAAGGAACAGGAGTTTTCGAAACTAATTAAAGATAATCAGGGTCTGATTATCAAGGTTTCGCGCCTGTATACCAACTCGCTGGAGGATGAACAGGATCTCTTCCAAGAAATTGTGTTACAACTTTGGCGTTCGTACGACACATTCAAAGGACAGAGCAAAATCTCTACCTGGATGTACCGCGTGGCCCTGAACACCGCCATCACCCTTTTCAGGAAGAAAACCAAATCCCCGCAGACGGATGAGCTGATGGAATTTCATCACCAAGGTTTTCTGGAAGATGATGACGAGAAGCAGCAACAGATCTCCTTATTATACAAAGTGGTGAAAATGCTGCCACAGGTGGAAAGAGCCATCGTAATGATGTATCTGGATGATTTGCCCTACCGCGATATTGCGGAAAACCTGGGAATTACAGAGGTAAATGCCCGTGTGAAAATGAACCGGCTGAAAAAAACCCTGAAACAATTAATGGAGAAACATGCCTGA
- a CDS encoding ribonucleoside-diphosphate reductase subunit alpha, whose amino-acid sequence MEENTNIWWLNEESEQMLNRGYLLKGETVKGAIERITTAAAKRLYKPELQPAFEEMITKGWISFSSPVWANMGTQRGLPISCFNVHVPDNIEGITHKLGEVIMQTKIGGGTSGYFGELRNRGTAVTDNGKSSGAVSFMKLYDTAMDVVSQGGVRRGAFAAYLDIDHGDIEEFLSIKDIGSPIQNLFTGICVPDYWMQDMIDGDIDKRKIWARVLESRQQKGLPYILFSDNVNRNKPQVYKDLGMTINASNLCSEIMLPSSQEESFICCLSSMNLELYDEWKDTNAVKLAIYFLDAVLSEFIEKTEGNYYLTGARNFAMRHRALGLGVLGYHSYLQKNMIPFESFEATQFNARAFRQIKEQSLAASQELANIYGEPELLKGYGMRNTTTMAIAPTTSSSAILGQTSPGIEPFASNYYKAGLAKGNFMRKNKYLAKLLQEKGLDNEETWRTIMLNHGSVQHLAELTDEEKAVFKTFREISPMEIISQAAQRQQYIDQAQSLNLQIPSTMPVKDVNYLYIEAWKKGVKTLYYQRSSSVSKEMMVNFVTCSSCEA is encoded by the coding sequence ATGGAAGAAAATACAAACATCTGGTGGCTCAACGAGGAGTCCGAACAAATGCTGAACCGCGGGTACCTACTGAAAGGCGAAACAGTGAAAGGCGCCATAGAAAGAATTACCACCGCCGCGGCGAAAAGATTATATAAACCCGAGCTTCAACCTGCGTTCGAGGAGATGATCACCAAAGGATGGATCAGTTTTTCGTCCCCGGTTTGGGCGAACATGGGCACGCAGCGCGGCTTGCCGATTTCGTGTTTCAACGTTCACGTTCCGGATAATATTGAAGGAATTACGCACAAACTGGGCGAAGTGATTATGCAAACCAAGATCGGAGGTGGAACTTCGGGCTATTTCGGCGAACTCAGAAACCGTGGAACTGCCGTAACCGACAACGGAAAATCTTCGGGTGCCGTTTCGTTCATGAAACTCTACGATACCGCCATGGATGTGGTGTCGCAGGGTGGCGTGCGTCGGGGCGCATTTGCTGCATATCTGGATATCGATCATGGTGATATCGAGGAATTTCTGTCGATAAAAGATATCGGAAGTCCGATCCAGAACCTGTTTACCGGAATCTGCGTTCCGGATTACTGGATGCAGGATATGATCGACGGCGATATCGACAAGCGTAAAATCTGGGCCCGCGTGCTTGAAAGCCGTCAGCAGAAAGGTTTGCCGTACATCCTATTCTCCGATAACGTGAACCGCAACAAGCCGCAGGTGTACAAAGACCTGGGCATGACAATCAATGCGAGTAACCTTTGCTCCGAGATCATGCTGCCTTCTTCGCAGGAAGAATCATTCATCTGCTGCCTGTCTTCAATGAACCTTGAACTGTACGACGAATGGAAAGACACGAACGCCGTTAAACTTGCGATTTATTTCCTCGATGCGGTCCTGTCGGAATTCATCGAAAAAACTGAAGGAAACTACTATCTGACAGGTGCCAGAAACTTTGCGATGCGTCACCGTGCGCTTGGTTTGGGCGTTTTGGGTTACCATTCTTATCTGCAGAAAAACATGATTCCGTTTGAAAGTTTCGAAGCGACACAATTTAATGCAAGGGCGTTCAGACAGATCAAAGAACAGTCTTTAGCTGCGTCGCAGGAACTTGCAAATATTTATGGCGAACCGGAATTACTGAAAGGCTATGGAATGCGAAATACGACCACAATGGCGATTGCGCCAACGACTTCCAGTTCCGCGATTTTGGGCCAGACTTCTCCCGGTATCGAGCCTTTTGCTTCGAATTATTACAAAGCCGGTCTCGCAAAAGGCAACTTTATGCGTAAGAACAAATATCTGGCGAAACTTCTTCAGGAAAAAGGCCTGGATAATGAAGAAACGTGGAGAACGATTATGTTGAACCACGGTTCTGTACAGCATTTGGCTGAACTTACCGACGAGGAAAAAGCAGTATTCAAGACTTTCCGCGAGATTTCTCCGATGGAGATTATTTCTCAGGCGGCGCAGCGTCAGCAGTACATTGATCAGGCACAGTCGCTGAACCTTCAAATCCCGTCGACAATGCCGGTGAAAGACGTGAATTATCTTTACATCGAGGCCTGGAAAAAAGGCGTGAAGACTTTATACTATCAAAGAAGTTCTTCGGTTTCAAAAGAAATGATGGTAAATTTCGTGACTTGCTCGAGTTGTGAAGCGTAA
- a CDS encoding ribonucleotide-diphosphate reductase subunit beta, translating to MGIFDKRISYKPFEYPEVLQFVEAINKSFWVHSEVDFTADVQDFQSQLEPHEKNAVKNALLAIAQIEVSVKTFWGNLYNHLPKPELNGLGSTFAECEFRHSEAYSRLLEVLGYNDEFNHVVEIPAIKKRIDFLSNVLKHANSTTPKEYVSSLLLFSILIENVSLFSQFAIILSFTRFKGYMKNVSNIIAWTSVDEQIHANAGIYLINKIREEQPELLTNSDIEDIYTLVDHSIELEAEILDWIFEMGEIDNVSKESLLNFMKYRVDDSLKKIGMATRYNVSTEDYKPMIWFEEEVFANSMDDFFAKRPVDYTKHDKSITENDLF from the coding sequence ATGGGAATTTTTGATAAAAGAATAAGCTACAAACCATTTGAGTATCCGGAAGTCCTACAGTTTGTAGAGGCGATTAACAAATCTTTTTGGGTACATTCTGAAGTGGATTTCACCGCCGATGTGCAGGATTTTCAGTCGCAGCTGGAGCCGCATGAAAAGAATGCCGTGAAAAACGCGCTTTTAGCGATCGCGCAGATTGAAGTTTCGGTGAAAACTTTCTGGGGAAATCTTTACAACCATTTGCCGAAACCTGAGCTTAACGGTTTAGGTTCTACGTTTGCCGAATGCGAATTTCGACATTCCGAAGCGTACTCTCGATTGCTTGAGGTGTTGGGATATAATGATGAATTCAACCATGTCGTGGAAATTCCTGCCATCAAAAAACGCATTGATTTCCTTTCAAATGTGCTGAAACACGCCAATTCCACAACGCCGAAAGAATATGTTTCGTCGCTGTTGCTTTTCAGTATCCTGATCGAAAACGTGTCGCTGTTCTCACAGTTTGCGATTATTCTGTCCTTTACGCGGTTCAAAGGTTACATGAAGAATGTTTCGAACATCATCGCCTGGACTTCCGTGGATGAGCAGATTCACGCCAACGCCGGAATTTATCTGATCAACAAGATCCGCGAAGAGCAGCCGGAGCTTTTAACAAATTCGGATATCGAAGATATTTACACGCTTGTTGACCATTCAATCGAGCTTGAAGCCGAAATCCTCGACTGGATTTTCGAGATGGGCGAAATCGACAACGTGTCGAAAGAAAGTCTGCTCAACTTCATGAAATACCGGGTGGACGACAGTCTGAAGAAAATCGGCATGGCGACACGCTACAATGTTTCCACGGAAGATTACAAGCCGATGATTTGGTTTGAAGAAGAAGTTTTCGCCAATTCAATGGACGATTTCTTCGCGAAAAGACCGGTAGATTATACCAAGCACGACAAGAGTATTACGGAGAACGATTTGTTTTAA